One window of Pseudomonas urmiensis genomic DNA carries:
- a CDS encoding 2-hydroxyacid dehydrogenase translates to MPSPRRAVFLDHQSLDLGDLDLSPLASQFDHLQLYPSTSAEQVAERLQGATAVISNKVQLDAATLAANPQLKLILVAATGTNNVDLQAARAQGITVCNCQGYGTPSVAQHTIALLLALATRLCDYNQAVRDGQWAKASQFCLLDFPIVELEGKTLGLLGHGELGGAVARLAEAFGMRVLSGQIPGRPERPERLPLDELLPQVDALTLHCPLNDHTRHMISSAQLALLKPGALVVNTARGGLIDEQALADALRSGHLGGAATDVLSVEPPINGNPLLASDIPRLIITPHSAWGAVESRQRIVGQLGENAHAFFAGQPRRVVS, encoded by the coding sequence ATGCCCAGCCCGCGCCGCGCCGTCTTTCTTGATCACCAGTCACTGGACCTGGGTGACCTCGACCTGTCACCTCTGGCTAGCCAATTCGACCACCTGCAGCTGTACCCGTCGACCAGTGCCGAGCAGGTCGCCGAGCGCTTGCAGGGCGCAACCGCGGTAATCAGCAACAAGGTCCAGCTCGATGCCGCGACCCTGGCCGCCAACCCGCAGCTCAAGCTGATCCTGGTAGCGGCCACCGGCACCAACAACGTTGACCTGCAAGCGGCCCGCGCCCAAGGCATCACCGTGTGCAACTGCCAAGGCTACGGCACCCCCTCGGTCGCCCAGCACACCATCGCCCTGCTGCTAGCCCTGGCCACGCGCCTGTGCGACTACAACCAGGCGGTGCGCGACGGGCAATGGGCCAAGGCCAGCCAGTTCTGTCTGCTGGACTTCCCGATTGTCGAGCTGGAAGGCAAAACCCTCGGCCTGCTCGGCCATGGCGAGCTGGGCGGCGCCGTGGCGCGTCTGGCCGAAGCGTTCGGCATGCGCGTGCTGAGCGGGCAGATCCCGGGGCGCCCGGAGCGCCCCGAACGCTTGCCTCTGGATGAGCTGCTGCCGCAAGTCGATGCCCTCACCCTGCATTGCCCGCTCAATGACCACACCCGGCACATGATCAGCAGCGCACAACTGGCGTTGCTCAAGCCTGGCGCGTTGGTGGTCAACACTGCCCGCGGCGGCCTGATCGACGAACAGGCCCTGGCCGATGCCCTGCGCAGCGGCCACCTGGGCGGTGCGGCCACCGACGTGCTCAGTGTCGAGCCGCCGATCAATGGCAATCCACTGCTGGCCAGCGACATTCCACGGCTGATCATCACCCCGCACAGCGCCTGGGGTGCGGTGGAATCGCGCCAGCGTATCGTCGGGCAGCTGGGTGAGAACGCCCATGCGTTCTTTGCTGGTCAGCCGCGCCGCGTGGTCAGCTGA
- a CDS encoding class I SAM-dependent methyltransferase, translated as MDPRSEVLLRQAELFQGSVLLAGLPADDLLGQLPQAHGWTWHAGDQAMLEARFAGRNQHGVDVPDVAFDAAVLFLPKSRELAAYLLNALASRLAGRELYLVGEKRGGIEGAAKQLQAFGKPRKLDSARHCQLWQVTVENAPQAKPLESLAERFELELADGPLKIVSLPGVFSHGRLDRGTALLLEHLDGLPVGHVLDFGCGAGVIGSIIKRRYPDSQVTLLDVDAFAVASSRLTLAANGLQGEVISGDGIDAAPRDLQVILSNPPFHTGVHTNYQASENLLKKSAEHLRSGGELRLVANTFLRYQPFIQEALGNCRTLTEAGGFRIYQAKRG; from the coding sequence ATGGACCCGCGCAGTGAAGTGTTGCTCCGTCAGGCGGAGTTGTTCCAAGGCTCGGTGCTGCTCGCCGGCCTGCCCGCCGACGACCTGCTCGGCCAGTTGCCGCAGGCCCATGGCTGGACCTGGCACGCTGGCGATCAAGCGATGCTCGAGGCACGCTTCGCCGGGCGCAACCAGCATGGCGTCGATGTGCCGGACGTAGCGTTCGACGCCGCCGTGCTGTTTCTGCCCAAGTCACGCGAACTTGCCGCCTACCTGCTCAACGCCCTGGCCTCGCGCCTGGCCGGCCGCGAGTTGTATCTGGTTGGCGAGAAACGCGGTGGTATCGAAGGCGCGGCCAAGCAGCTGCAGGCCTTCGGCAAACCGCGCAAGCTCGACAGCGCCCGGCATTGCCAGCTGTGGCAGGTGACGGTGGAAAACGCCCCGCAAGCAAAACCCCTGGAAAGCCTGGCTGAGCGCTTTGAGCTGGAGCTGGCCGACGGCCCATTGAAGATCGTCAGCCTGCCCGGGGTGTTCAGCCATGGTCGCCTCGATCGCGGCACTGCGCTATTGCTCGAGCACTTGGACGGCTTGCCGGTCGGCCATGTGCTGGACTTTGGCTGCGGCGCCGGGGTGATCGGCTCGATCATCAAGCGACGCTACCCGGACAGCCAGGTCACCTTGCTCGATGTGGATGCTTTTGCCGTTGCCAGCAGCCGGCTGACCTTGGCCGCCAATGGTCTGCAGGGCGAGGTCATCAGCGGTGATGGCATCGATGCGGCGCCGCGCGATCTGCAGGTCATTTTGAGCAATCCTCCGTTTCATACCGGGGTACATACCAACTACCAGGCCTCGGAAAACCTGCTGAAAAAATCAGCAGAACATCTGCGATCCGGTGGCGAACTTCGCCTAGTGGCCAACACCTTCCTGCGCTACCAACCGTTCATCCAGGAGGCCTTGGGCAACTGCCGGACACTGACCGAAGCAGGCGGCTTTCGCATCTACCAGGCCAAGCGCGGTTGA
- a CDS encoding DUF1329 domain-containing protein, giving the protein MNKTRSLLKAGVLGMSLLATSVMAAVSADEAAKLGTTLTPMGAEKAGNADGSITAWQPLSKTAGSVDSKGFLSDPYGSEQPKFTITAQNVDQYKDKLSPGQVAMFKRYPETYKIPVYPTHRGSTVPAEVFAAIKQNATKTTLVEGGNGLNDFQTAVPFPIPKSGVEVIWNHITRYRGGSVTRLVTQATPQQNGSYSLVYFQDQFVFRDRMKDFDPANPGNILFYFKQKVTAPARLAGTVLLVHETLDQVKEPRKAWIYNAGQRRVRQAPQVSYDGPGTAADGLRTSDNLDMYNGAPDRYDWKLEGKKELYIASNSYKLDSPTLKYADILKAGHINQDLTRYELRRVWHVVATLKPGQRHIYAKRDFYIDEDTWQAAVIDQYDGRNQLWRVSEAHSQDYYNVEVPWYTLEAIYDLQSGRYLALGMKNEEKRAYDFGFTASKSDFQPAALRQDGVR; this is encoded by the coding sequence ATGAACAAGACCAGAAGTCTGCTGAAAGCCGGTGTGCTGGGCATGTCCCTGCTGGCGACCAGCGTCATGGCTGCGGTTTCCGCCGACGAGGCGGCCAAGCTGGGCACCACCCTGACGCCGATGGGCGCAGAAAAGGCCGGCAATGCCGACGGCTCTATCACCGCTTGGCAACCGCTGTCGAAAACTGCCGGTAGCGTAGATAGCAAAGGTTTCCTGTCCGATCCATATGGCAGTGAGCAACCCAAGTTCACCATCACCGCGCAGAACGTCGATCAATACAAGGACAAGCTCTCGCCTGGCCAGGTGGCGATGTTCAAGCGCTATCCCGAGACCTACAAGATTCCGGTCTACCCGACCCATCGGGGTTCTACCGTGCCTGCTGAGGTGTTCGCCGCCATCAAGCAGAACGCCACCAAGACTACCCTGGTCGAAGGCGGCAACGGCCTGAACGATTTCCAGACTGCGGTACCCTTCCCGATTCCCAAGAGCGGTGTCGAGGTCATCTGGAACCACATCACCCGTTATCGTGGCGGTAGCGTGACACGCCTGGTGACCCAGGCAACCCCGCAGCAGAACGGTTCCTACAGCTTGGTGTACTTCCAGGATCAGTTTGTCTTCCGTGATCGGATGAAGGATTTCGACCCAGCCAACCCAGGCAACATCCTGTTCTACTTCAAGCAGAAGGTAACCGCGCCGGCGCGCCTGGCCGGTACTGTGCTGCTGGTCCACGAGACGCTTGACCAGGTCAAGGAGCCACGCAAGGCGTGGATCTACAACGCCGGTCAACGCCGGGTACGCCAGGCGCCGCAGGTCTCCTACGACGGTCCAGGTACCGCTGCCGATGGTCTGCGCACCTCCGATAACCTCGACATGTACAACGGCGCGCCAGACCGCTACGACTGGAAGCTGGAAGGCAAGAAGGAACTGTACATTGCCTCCAACAGCTACAAGCTCGATTCGCCGACGCTCAAGTACGCCGATATCCTCAAGGCCGGTCACATCAACCAGGACCTGACCCGGTACGAGCTGCGTCGTGTGTGGCATGTGGTGGCAACCCTCAAGCCGGGCCAGCGCCACATCTACGCCAAGCGTGATTTCTACATCGACGAAGACACCTGGCAAGCTGCGGTGATCGACCAGTACGACGGCCGTAATCAGCTGTGGCGCGTCTCCGAGGCGCACTCGCAGGACTACTACAACGTCGAAGTGCCGTGGTACACGCTGGAAGCGATCTATGACCTGCAGTCTGGTCGCTACCTGGCGCTGGGCATGAAGAACGAAGAGAAGAGGGCTTACGACTTCGGCTTCACTGCCAGCAAGAGCGACTTCCAGCCCGCAGCGCTACGCCAGGACGGTGTGCGCTAA
- a CDS encoding LuxR C-terminal-related transcriptional regulator translates to MTDLSRMHGFASQAIGLLDGRFFRPPLPDGHVPRDRLCQRLQAGLGGRLLLVNAPAGFGKSSLAIEFCQGLPEHWRSLWLGLSQRDADPGRFLERLLEGLQQFCPALGGQAMGLLKMRQRHQPFAFEEWLDGLLDELALYLQADSPLLLVLDDYHLAQGPVLDRCLQFLLNHLPGGLVLMITSRQRPDWHLARLRLSRQLTELNEQDLRLTPEEALAVIGRQPTGLRGQALDNLIQRSDGWVAGLRFWQLAASESGDEHALPQALHGGEGLIRDYLLEEVIDILPADVQAFLYETACQERFCAELCDALRERQDSADILRYLQAHQVFLVPLDEHGHWYRYHHLFSDLLRSREAREPLADLHLRACRWFERQGLLDEAVEQALRAGHLNVAADLVQSLSEEQLLAEQNVGMLLRWKMDLPDSLLISTPRLIVLYSWALGLACQLDAAEELAAHLSRFLPAPSATAQKSMLAQWLALSGVIARGRGDRERTLAYCGEALHSLPNKRYGQRLVCLSTLSNLAIADADFWRARGWNREALELAQRVGNPLFEALAHYDRARVLHARGEVERALDEVRQGLQRLQGLSAQRLYAVRARLTLYEGYLLATHLQPAQGRARLRAGLSEARACRDISVLIGHCAIASLEGREGHFAEAFAELAEAERLMHIWDVPPIFYLAMITLVKCELWLAQGRTDLAESWLLRLGQTYGGEQPAAAPEFHPLLPLHIELQQALLERVLGRPEDAAARLRGLVERGQASGGHMLLVSALCQWIALLLTQGRDQQAVSLLPKALEAAQGGALQPFQKLIEAHPHWLREHLSVRAACATQVALLARLPQLPVSNSSNEALSGRELAVLELIAQGCSNQQISERLFISLHTVKTHASHINSKLGVERRTQAVAKAKSLGLLA, encoded by the coding sequence ATGACAGATTTGTCCCGTATGCATGGATTCGCCAGTCAGGCCATAGGCCTGCTGGACGGGCGTTTCTTCCGGCCACCGTTGCCGGACGGCCACGTCCCGCGTGATCGCCTGTGTCAGCGCCTGCAAGCCGGGCTGGGCGGACGCCTGTTGCTGGTCAACGCCCCGGCAGGTTTTGGCAAAAGCTCGCTGGCCATCGAATTCTGCCAGGGCCTGCCCGAGCACTGGCGCAGTCTCTGGTTGGGGCTGAGCCAGCGTGATGCCGATCCTGGCCGCTTCCTCGAGCGCTTGCTCGAAGGCCTGCAGCAGTTCTGCCCGGCACTCGGTGGCCAGGCCATGGGGCTGTTGAAGATGCGTCAGCGCCATCAACCGTTCGCGTTCGAAGAGTGGCTCGATGGTTTGCTCGATGAGCTTGCACTCTACCTGCAAGCCGATAGCCCATTGCTGCTGGTACTGGACGACTATCACCTGGCCCAGGGTCCGGTTCTGGACCGCTGTCTGCAATTCCTCCTCAACCACCTGCCAGGTGGCCTGGTGCTGATGATCACCAGTCGCCAGCGCCCCGACTGGCACCTGGCGCGTTTGCGCCTGTCGCGCCAGCTGACCGAGCTGAACGAGCAGGACCTGCGCCTGACCCCCGAGGAAGCACTGGCGGTTATTGGTCGACAACCCACCGGCCTGCGTGGCCAGGCGCTGGACAACCTGATCCAGCGCAGCGATGGCTGGGTGGCAGGCTTGCGGTTCTGGCAACTGGCGGCCAGCGAGTCGGGGGACGAGCATGCCTTGCCCCAGGCCCTGCACGGGGGCGAAGGGCTGATTCGCGATTACCTGCTTGAAGAAGTCATCGATATCCTGCCAGCCGACGTGCAGGCGTTTCTCTACGAGACGGCCTGCCAGGAGCGCTTCTGCGCCGAACTGTGCGATGCCCTGCGCGAGCGCCAGGACAGCGCGGACATCCTGCGGTATCTGCAAGCCCATCAGGTGTTTCTGGTGCCACTGGACGAACACGGCCACTGGTATCGCTACCACCATCTGTTTTCCGACCTGCTGCGCAGCCGCGAGGCCCGCGAGCCCCTAGCGGATCTGCACCTGCGTGCCTGTCGCTGGTTCGAGCGCCAGGGCTTGCTCGATGAAGCGGTAGAGCAGGCTTTGCGTGCTGGCCATCTGAATGTGGCCGCCGACCTGGTACAGAGCCTGTCTGAGGAGCAGCTGCTGGCCGAGCAGAATGTCGGCATGTTGCTGCGCTGGAAAATGGACCTGCCCGACAGCCTGCTGATCAGCACGCCACGCTTGATCGTGCTCTACAGCTGGGCCTTGGGCCTGGCTTGTCAGCTGGACGCCGCCGAGGAGCTGGCCGCGCACTTGAGCCGCTTCCTGCCAGCGCCGTCGGCGACTGCGCAAAAGTCCATGCTGGCCCAGTGGCTGGCCTTGAGCGGGGTGATCGCTCGCGGTCGCGGCGATCGCGAGCGCACCCTGGCCTACTGCGGCGAAGCCCTGCACAGCCTGCCGAACAAGCGCTATGGACAACGCTTGGTGTGCCTTTCGACCTTGTCCAACCTGGCCATTGCCGACGCCGACTTCTGGCGTGCGCGCGGCTGGAATCGCGAGGCCCTGGAGTTGGCGCAACGGGTCGGCAACCCATTGTTCGAAGCCTTGGCCCATTACGACCGGGCGCGCGTGCTGCATGCCCGTGGCGAAGTAGAGCGAGCCCTGGACGAGGTGCGTCAAGGCTTGCAGCGCTTGCAAGGGCTGTCAGCGCAGCGGCTGTATGCCGTGCGTGCCCGGCTGACCCTGTACGAAGGCTACCTGCTGGCCACCCACCTACAGCCGGCCCAAGGTCGCGCCCGCCTGCGCGCAGGGCTTAGCGAAGCACGTGCCTGCCGCGACATCAGTGTGCTGATCGGCCACTGCGCGATCGCCTCGCTGGAAGGTCGCGAGGGCCACTTCGCCGAGGCCTTCGCGGAACTGGCTGAGGCCGAGCGCTTGATGCACATCTGGGATGTGCCACCGATTTTCTACCTGGCCATGATCACCCTGGTGAAGTGTGAGCTGTGGTTGGCCCAGGGCCGTACCGACCTTGCCGAATCCTGGTTGCTGCGCCTGGGCCAGACCTACGGCGGCGAGCAGCCAGCGGCTGCGCCAGAGTTTCATCCGCTATTGCCGCTGCACATCGAATTGCAGCAGGCCCTGCTTGAACGGGTGCTTGGGCGCCCCGAAGACGCCGCCGCGCGCCTGCGCGGCTTGGTTGAGCGGGGGCAGGCCAGCGGCGGGCACATGTTGCTGGTCAGTGCCTTGTGCCAGTGGATCGCGTTACTGCTGACGCAAGGGCGCGACCAGCAGGCCGTCAGCCTGCTGCCCAAAGCCCTGGAGGCGGCTCAAGGGGGCGCGTTGCAGCCTTTCCAGAAGCTGATCGAAGCGCACCCCCACTGGTTACGCGAACACCTGTCGGTGCGCGCCGCCTGCGCCACTCAAGTCGCCTTGCTGGCGCGCTTGCCGCAGCTGCCAGTCAGCAATTCCAGCAATGAAGCGCTAAGCGGGCGTGAGCTGGCGGTGCTGGAGCTGATCGCCCAAGGCTGCTCCAATCAGCAGATCAGCGAGCGCTTGTTCATTTCGCTGCACACGGTCAAGACCCACGCCAGCCATATCAACAGCAAGCTCGGCGTCGAGCGGCGCACCCAGGCGGTGGCCAAGGCCAAGTCGCTAGGCCTGCTGGCGTAG
- a CDS encoding fatty acid--CoA ligase, whose product MLQTRIIKPAEGAYQYPLLIKRLLMSGSRYEKTREIVYRDQLRLTYPQLVERIARLANVLTQAGVKAGDTVAVMDWDSHRYLECMFAIPMIGAVVHTINVRLSPEQILYTMNHAEDRLVLVNSDFVALYQGIAGQLTTVDKTLLLTDGPDKSAELPNLVGEYEQLLAAASPQYDFPDFDENSVATTFYTTGTTGNPKGVYFTHRQLVLHTLAEASVTGSIDSVRLLGSNDVYMPITPMFHVHAWGIPYAATMLGMKQVYPGRYEPDMLVKLWREEKVTFSHCVPTILQMLINCPSSQGQDFGGWKIIIGGSALNRALYEAALARGIQLTAAYGMSETCPLISAAHLNDELQAGSEDERVTYRIKAGVPVPLVEAAIVDGAGNFLPADGETQGELVLRAPWLSMGYFKEPEKSAELWAGGWLHTGDVATLDGMGYIDIRDRIKDVIKTGGEWISSLDLEDLISRHPAVREVAVVGVADPQWGERPFALLVIREGQSIDARTLKDHLKPFVEQGHINKWAIPSQIAVVTEIPKTSVGKLDKKRIRVDIVEWQASNSAFLSTL is encoded by the coding sequence ATGTTGCAGACCCGCATCATCAAGCCCGCCGAAGGTGCCTACCAGTACCCACTGTTGATCAAACGCCTGCTGATGTCTGGCAGCCGTTATGAGAAAACCCGCGAAATCGTCTATCGCGACCAGCTGCGGCTGACTTATCCCCAGTTGGTCGAGCGCATCGCGCGGCTGGCCAATGTGCTGACCCAGGCTGGGGTCAAGGCGGGCGACACCGTGGCGGTGATGGACTGGGACAGCCACCGTTACCTGGAATGCATGTTCGCCATCCCGATGATCGGGGCGGTGGTGCACACCATCAACGTGCGCCTGTCGCCTGAGCAGATTCTCTACACCATGAACCACGCTGAAGATCGCCTGGTGCTGGTCAATAGCGACTTTGTGGCTCTCTACCAAGGCATTGCCGGGCAATTGACCACCGTCGACAAGACCTTGCTGTTGACTGACGGCCCGGACAAGAGCGCCGAGCTGCCGAACCTGGTCGGCGAATATGAGCAACTGCTGGCCGCTGCCAGCCCGCAGTACGACTTCCCCGACTTCGATGAGAACTCGGTGGCCACCACCTTCTACACCACCGGTACTACCGGTAACCCCAAGGGCGTCTACTTCACCCACCGCCAGTTGGTATTGCACACGCTGGCCGAGGCGTCGGTGACCGGCAGTATCGACAGCGTGCGCTTGCTGGGCAGCAATGACGTCTACATGCCCATCACGCCGATGTTCCATGTGCATGCCTGGGGCATTCCCTATGCGGCGACCATGCTGGGCATGAAGCAGGTCTACCCTGGGCGCTACGAGCCGGACATGCTGGTCAAGCTGTGGCGCGAGGAGAAGGTCACCTTCTCCCACTGTGTGCCGACCATTTTGCAGATGCTGATCAACTGCCCCTCCTCGCAAGGCCAGGACTTCGGCGGCTGGAAGATCATCATCGGCGGCAGCGCCTTGAACCGTGCGCTGTACGAGGCTGCGCTGGCTCGCGGCATCCAGCTGACTGCCGCCTACGGCATGTCGGAAACCTGCCCGCTGATCTCCGCAGCGCACCTCAATGACGAGCTGCAGGCCGGCAGCGAGGACGAGCGGGTGACCTATCGGATCAAGGCCGGAGTGCCGGTGCCACTGGTGGAGGCGGCAATCGTCGATGGCGCGGGTAACTTCCTCCCCGCCGATGGCGAGACCCAAGGCGAGCTGGTGTTGCGCGCACCTTGGCTGTCGATGGGGTATTTCAAGGAACCGGAAAAAAGCGCCGAGCTGTGGGCCGGCGGCTGGCTGCACACCGGCGATGTCGCCACCCTCGACGGCATGGGTTACATCGACATTCGCGACCGGATCAAGGATGTGATCAAGACGGGCGGCGAGTGGATTTCCTCGCTCGACCTTGAAGACTTGATCAGCCGTCACCCCGCTGTGCGTGAAGTGGCAGTGGTCGGGGTAGCCGACCCGCAGTGGGGCGAGCGGCCGTTCGCCTTGCTGGTGATCCGAGAAGGGCAGAGCATCGACGCCCGCACGCTCAAGGACCACCTCAAGCCTTTTGTCGAGCAGGGTCACATCAACAAGTGGGCGATTCCCAGCCAGATCGCCGTTGTTACTGAAATTCCCAAGACCAGCGTCGGCAAGCTCGACAAAAAGCGCATCCGTGTGGATATCGTCGAGTGGCAGGCGAGCAACAGCGCCTTCCTGTCGACCCTCTGA
- a CDS encoding DUF1302 domain-containing protein, with protein sequence MKSANQFWRRAKLPLAVSLASTLASPAFAVSFNIGEIEGQFDSSLSVGASWSTASPNKNLIGSNNGGKGLSQTSDDGHLNFKKGETFSKIFKGIHDLELKYGDTGVFVRGKYWYDFELKDEHRQFKDISDSNRKEGAQSSGAELLDAFIYHNYNIADLPGTVRLGKQVVSWGESTFIGGGINSINPIDVSAFRRPGAEIKEGLIPVNMFYLSQSVTDNLSVEGFYQIEWDQTVVDNCGTFFSQPDVIADGCDNNLAVLATQNSLASRLGPLAGPIGATLAAQGVSYGSPDEGVIVRRGPDRDARDSGQFGVAMRYMFEPLNTEFGGYFMNYHSRAPIFSGRGADAQFYDPNRLAGALIGAGVPPGLLPGLLPGLMPLVVAGNSSYYVEYPEDIRLYGLSFSTTLPTGTAWSGEISYRPNAPVQLNTTDILFSGLTPLNPDVSVLPGTPGQDQPGYRRKEITQLQTTFTHFFDQVMGAERLTMVGEVGWTHVGGLESTSKARYGRDPVYGPGPLPNGQCQALNSSTLGTADANNVSRYCENDGYTTSDSWGYRIRAIWDYNNVFAGVNLRPSVAWSHDVDGYSPGPGGNFEEGRKAVSLGLEAEYQNTYTANLSYTNFFDGKYTTVDDRDFIALSFGVNF encoded by the coding sequence ATGAAATCTGCAAACCAGTTCTGGCGCCGGGCAAAACTGCCCCTGGCCGTCAGCCTCGCTTCAACGCTCGCAAGTCCCGCGTTTGCCGTTAGTTTCAACATCGGGGAAATCGAAGGTCAGTTCGATTCGTCGCTCTCTGTCGGCGCCAGTTGGTCGACGGCCAGTCCCAACAAGAACCTCATTGGTTCCAACAACGGCGGCAAAGGCTTGTCGCAGACCTCCGACGACGGCCACCTGAACTTCAAGAAAGGCGAGACCTTCTCCAAGATCTTCAAGGGTATCCATGACCTTGAGCTGAAGTACGGCGACACTGGTGTATTCGTGCGTGGCAAGTACTGGTATGACTTCGAACTCAAGGACGAACACCGCCAGTTCAAAGACATCAGCGACTCCAACCGCAAGGAAGGCGCCCAGTCCTCTGGCGCTGAACTGCTCGACGCCTTCATCTACCACAACTACAACATTGCCGACCTGCCGGGCACCGTGCGTTTGGGCAAGCAGGTGGTCAGCTGGGGTGAAAGCACCTTCATCGGTGGTGGCATCAACAGCATCAACCCGATCGATGTCTCGGCATTTCGCCGTCCAGGTGCCGAAATCAAGGAAGGCCTGATTCCGGTCAACATGTTCTATCTGTCGCAGAGCGTCACCGACAACCTGTCGGTGGAAGGCTTCTACCAGATCGAATGGGACCAGACGGTCGTCGACAACTGCGGCACCTTCTTCTCGCAACCCGACGTGATCGCCGACGGCTGTGACAACAACCTGGCCGTACTGGCTACGCAGAACTCGCTGGCTAGCCGCCTCGGCCCGCTGGCCGGCCCCATCGGCGCTACCCTGGCCGCCCAGGGCGTGAGCTATGGCTCGCCTGACGAAGGTGTGATCGTACGTCGTGGCCCTGACCGCGATGCACGTGACAGCGGCCAGTTCGGCGTGGCCATGCGCTACATGTTCGAGCCGCTCAATACCGAGTTTGGTGGCTACTTCATGAACTACCACAGCCGTGCGCCGATCTTCAGTGGCCGCGGTGCCGATGCGCAGTTCTATGACCCGAACAGGCTGGCCGGAGCACTGATCGGTGCTGGTGTACCGCCTGGGCTGCTGCCGGGCCTGCTGCCGGGCCTGATGCCGCTGGTGGTCGCGGGTAACTCCAGCTACTACGTGGAGTATCCAGAGGACATCCGTCTGTACGGCCTGAGCTTCTCCACCACGTTGCCAACCGGCACCGCGTGGAGTGGTGAGATCAGCTACCGGCCGAACGCGCCCGTGCAGTTGAACACCACCGATATCCTGTTCTCGGGCCTGACCCCACTCAACCCGGATGTGTCCGTGCTCCCAGGCACCCCAGGTCAGGATCAGCCAGGCTATCGCCGTAAGGAAATCACCCAGCTGCAGACCACCTTCACCCACTTCTTCGACCAGGTCATGGGTGCAGAACGCTTGACCATGGTGGGTGAGGTCGGCTGGACTCACGTCGGCGGTCTGGAGAGCACCTCCAAGGCGCGTTATGGCCGAGACCCGGTCTACGGCCCAGGCCCGCTGCCAAATGGCCAGTGCCAGGCGCTGAACAGCAGCACCCTGGGTACTGCCGATGCCAACAACGTTTCGCGTTACTGCGAAAACGACGGCTACACCACCAGCGATTCGTGGGGCTATCGCATCCGCGCAATCTGGGACTACAACAACGTCTTCGCCGGGGTCAACCTGCGCCCAAGCGTGGCCTGGTCGCATGACGTCGACGGTTACTCGCCAGGCCCTGGCGGCAACTTCGAGGAAGGCCGCAAGGCGGTCAGTCTGGGCTTGGAAGCCGAGTACCAGAACACCTACACGGCGAACCTGTCGTACACCAACTTCTTCGACGGCAAGTACACCACTGTGGATGACCGCGACTTCATCGCGCTCAGCTTCGGTGTGAACTTCTAA